From Hippea alviniae EP5-r, one genomic window encodes:
- a CDS encoding DUF1318 domain-containing protein yields MRKAKFLWVFATLLLYACVTVNIYFPAQEVKKKAKEIVNEIRSEKANQRQNIQPQSLFFKIIIPRAYAGDVLNTTNATINAIKQRMKARYSQMKPFYQKGYLGETLNGFLKIYKQPASLKDRLKLKKLVNAENSDRNMLYKEVAKALHIPASQIDRVRRIFAKQWQDTAPKGTYIQTATGWIRK; encoded by the coding sequence ATGAGAAAAGCAAAATTTTTATGGGTGTTTGCAACACTACTGTTGTATGCTTGTGTAACGGTTAACATCTACTTCCCTGCCCAGGAAGTAAAAAAGAAAGCAAAGGAGATTGTCAACGAGATAAGAAGCGAAAAAGCCAACCAACGGCAGAACATCCAGCCACAATCCCTCTTCTTTAAGATTATCATTCCAAGGGCCTATGCTGGTGATGTTTTAAACACAACAAACGCCACGATAAATGCAATAAAACAGCGTATGAAGGCAAGATACTCCCAGATGAAGCCATTTTATCAGAAAGGATATTTAGGTGAAACGCTTAACGGATTCCTAAAGATTTACAAGCAACCAGCTTCTCTGAAGGATAGATTAAAGCTAAAGAAATTGGTCAATGCTGAAAATAGCGACAGAAACATGCTCTATAAAGAAGTTGCTAAAGCTCTGCATATACCAGCTTCACAGATAGACAGAGTCAGACGCATATTTGCAAAACAGTGGCAAGACACAGCACCAAAGGGCACCTATATCCAGACTGCAACAGGATGGATAAGAAAGTAA